The Caproicibacterium lactatifermentans genome contains a region encoding:
- a CDS encoding alpha/beta-type small acid-soluble spore protein has protein sequence MASNSNGSNKLVVPEARAALDKFKMEAASEVGVNLKDGYNGDLTSREAGSVGGQMVKKMIKSYEENVK, from the coding sequence ATGGCTAGCAATTCTAATGGCAGCAACAAACTCGTTGTTCCGGAGGCTCGCGCAGCACTGGACAAATTCAAAATGGAGGCAGCTTCTGAAGTCGGTGTCAACCTGAAGGACGGTTACAACGGCGACCTGACCAGCCGTGAGGCTGGCAGCGTTGGCGGCCAGATGGTTAAAAAAATGATTAAGTCCTATGAGGAAAACGTAAAGTAA
- a CDS encoding YqeG family HAD IIIA-type phosphatase: protein MALKMPTCSVNRVTQITPHLLQMLGVSAVLLDVDNTLSPPDSPVPFPGTVQWAHEMTRQGFHLVIVSNNFRRRVAPFAAQYSLPFVSFAMKPLPFGYLRALHTLKIPRSQAVIVGDQVYTDIIGANIVGIHSILVTPVVTEESVSFLRRRRGEVPIRQKLKETGRHIRPKE from the coding sequence ATGGCGCTGAAAATGCCCACCTGCTCTGTGAATCGGGTTACACAGATTACACCGCATCTGCTGCAGATGCTGGGCGTCAGTGCGGTTCTGCTGGATGTGGACAATACGCTTTCTCCGCCGGACAGTCCTGTCCCTTTCCCCGGAACTGTGCAGTGGGCACATGAAATGACGCGTCAGGGTTTTCACCTGGTGATTGTTTCTAATAACTTTCGCCGGCGGGTAGCTCCCTTTGCGGCGCAGTACAGCCTTCCGTTTGTCAGCTTTGCCATGAAGCCGCTGCCATTTGGCTATCTGCGTGCACTGCATACACTGAAAATTCCCCGTTCACAGGCCGTTATCGTGGGGGACCAGGTTTATACAGATATTATTGGCGCCAACATTGTTGGTATTCATTCTATACTAGTGACACCCGTTGTTACGGAAGAAAGTGTATCTTTTCTGCGCAGGCGGCGCGGGGAAGTGCCTATCCGCCAAAAATTAAAGGAAACTGGCCGCCATATTCGACCAAAGGAGTGA
- a CDS encoding glycosyltransferase family 2 protein has translation MSDEEATPRFSLSLILPIKNAETGMKDLMHFLATQIKQLPKTELIMIDIGSTDNTVLAAVQSLHAEDLCGCVMQNGDTTVAAGLNTGLARANGTYVSFLFAHKLYKNSLPAYCQAAARTHADLIFGCWTPEAASHAAKRLPGAGPDTTDFARQLLKGSLALDLSAVLIRSQFLVKNGITFSEECRCGYAEEFLLRCLFMADTVYQSPVFLERGTAHELPQMPDGHSRGTAVLQKVDAMVRVLDILHTYSCGTPELMALFQEEYIPKTVLSCIDTLLNEGFRRSTIHLYLQQNGYDKLLLTGSKTDPVLRNRIFLWKACPLFYHTETSGEKPNTDRHTVLFPTVLSGRKKLHLPFKKKK, from the coding sequence GTGTCCGACGAAGAAGCAACACCTCGTTTTTCGCTGTCCCTAATCCTGCCTATTAAAAATGCAGAAACAGGAATGAAGGACTTGATGCATTTTCTGGCAACACAGATAAAACAGTTGCCGAAAACGGAACTGATTATGATTGATATTGGTTCTACCGATAACACGGTCCTAGCCGCGGTTCAGTCCCTGCACGCAGAGGACCTGTGCGGCTGCGTCATGCAAAACGGTGATACCACTGTTGCCGCCGGTTTGAATACGGGGCTGGCACGTGCCAACGGCACCTATGTTTCTTTTTTGTTTGCACACAAGCTTTATAAAAACAGTTTGCCAGCCTACTGTCAGGCCGCCGCCCGCACACACGCTGACCTGATTTTCGGCTGCTGGACACCGGAAGCCGCCAGTCATGCTGCAAAGCGGCTGCCCGGTGCCGGACCGGATACAACGGACTTTGCTCGGCAGCTGCTGAAAGGCAGTTTGGCGCTTGACCTTTCCGCTGTCTTGATTCGCTCTCAATTTCTTGTGAAAAACGGAATCACTTTTTCGGAAGAATGCCGCTGCGGCTATGCGGAGGAATTTTTGCTGCGCTGTCTATTTATGGCAGATACCGTGTATCAGTCCCCCGTATTTTTGGAGCGTGGCACAGCACATGAACTGCCGCAGATGCCGGACGGCCACAGCCGCGGGACCGCTGTCCTGCAAAAAGTGGATGCTATGGTTCGTGTATTGGACATTCTACATACATATTCGTGCGGTACACCAGAACTCATGGCGCTTTTTCAAGAGGAGTATATTCCCAAAACAGTTTTGTCCTGCATTGACACCCTGCTGAATGAGGGGTTTCGCCGCAGCACGATTCACCTGTATCTGCAGCAAAACGGTTATGATAAGCTGCTGCTGACCGGCAGCAAGACGGACCCTGTGTTGCGAAACCGCATTTTTCTGTGGAAAGCCTGTCCGCTGTTTTATCATACCGAAACGTCCGGGGAAAAGCCAAATACTGACAGGCATACAGTTTTATTTCCCACTGTACTAAGCGGGAGAAAAAAGTTGCATTTGCCATTCAAAAAGAAAAAATAG
- the rpsU gene encoding 30S ribosomal protein S21, whose protein sequence is MAEVRVKDNESLDSALRRFKKQCARSGVIAEVRKREAYEKPSVRRKKKSEAARKRRYK, encoded by the coding sequence ATGGCTGAAGTTCGAGTGAAAGACAATGAATCTCTGGACAGTGCTCTGCGCCGGTTTAAAAAACAGTGCGCTCGTTCTGGTGTGATTGCCGAAGTCCGCAAAAGAGAGGCTTATGAGAAGCCTTCTGTTCGGCGGAAGAAAAAATCCGAAGCAGCCCGTAAGCGCAGATATAAGTAA
- a CDS encoding HlyC/CorC family transporter, with protein MSNTMIGELLVIILCILLSAFFSASETSYNTLNRVRIKNMANDGNKRAALTLRNAENYDNLLSTILIGNNVVNILASSVATVFFTYLLGTNGVSISTAVMTIVVLIFGEITPKWLAKEFADSYAMAVAPVLHGLITLFTPLNWLFSLWKALLSHAFKHPDEAKMTQDDLMTIVDEAQSDGGIDERNGDLIRSAIEFNDLDAGDILTPRVDVVAISQDASLDEITDLFLHNGFSRIPVYEETIDNIIGMIHEKDFFRGLHTGMTSISGIIKKIIYVGTGISVSDLLHELQQSQTHMAVVVDEFGGTEGIVTIEDIVEELVGEIWDEHDQAIQYFRKVGNQRYAVNCSADLDDFFTYFRIPLDAEDFDYMTVSGWIMEQLGKIPAVGDSFVYGDNIITVTKTSARHAVQIVVQNRRPLQKKED; from the coding sequence ATGAGCAACACAATGATAGGGGAATTGCTGGTCATTATCTTATGCATTCTTCTGTCTGCCTTTTTTTCGGCATCCGAAACTTCCTATAATACGCTAAACCGCGTCCGCATTAAGAATATGGCCAATGACGGTAATAAGCGTGCCGCCCTGACGCTGCGCAATGCAGAAAATTATGACAACCTGCTTTCCACTATTTTAATAGGAAACAATGTTGTCAATATTTTGGCTTCTTCTGTTGCAACGGTTTTTTTCACCTATCTTTTGGGTACGAACGGCGTTTCCATTTCCACTGCTGTTATGACCATAGTGGTCCTGATTTTTGGGGAAATTACACCGAAGTGGCTGGCAAAGGAATTTGCCGACAGCTATGCTATGGCGGTTGCACCCGTCCTGCATGGACTTATTACACTCTTTACCCCGCTGAACTGGCTGTTTTCTTTGTGGAAAGCGCTGCTGTCCCATGCGTTCAAGCACCCAGATGAGGCAAAGATGACACAGGATGACCTGATGACGATTGTAGACGAAGCGCAAAGTGACGGCGGCATTGACGAACGCAACGGTGACTTGATTCGTTCCGCTATTGAATTCAACGACCTGGACGCCGGCGATATTCTGACACCGCGCGTAGACGTGGTGGCAATCAGCCAAGATGCTTCTTTGGACGAAATTACGGATTTGTTCCTGCACAACGGCTTTTCCCGCATTCCGGTTTATGAAGAAACCATTGACAATATCATTGGCATGATTCACGAAAAAGACTTCTTTCGCGGGCTGCACACCGGCATGACTTCCATTTCCGGCATTATCAAAAAAATCATTTATGTCGGAACCGGCATTTCCGTCAGCGACCTGCTGCATGAACTGCAGCAGAGCCAAACACACATGGCCGTTGTAGTGGACGAGTTCGGCGGAACAGAGGGCATTGTAACCATTGAAGACATTGTAGAAGAACTGGTCGGTGAAATTTGGGACGAGCACGACCAGGCAATTCAATATTTCCGCAAAGTTGGCAACCAGCGCTATGCCGTCAACTGCAGTGCCGACCTGGATGACTTTTTTACGTATTTCCGCATTCCACTGGATGCAGAGGATTTTGACTATATGACCGTCAGCGGCTGGATAATGGAACAGCTTGGAAAAATTCCTGCCGTAGGAGATTCCTTTGTATACGGCGACAATATCATTACTGTAACAAAAACTTCTGCCCGTCATGCTGTGCAGATTGTTGTGCAGAACAGGCGGCCCCTGCAGAAGAAGGAGGATTGA
- a CDS encoding Crp/Fnr family transcriptional regulator: protein MWRSVGLVCAGEVRAYRYTAAGSKILLNTFQRGDLFGMPTAFLQTSVPLARIYAKRTSTILYLEMSLMRKLLAEDEKLSENYIACLSSKVAFLTQRLAVASGGTAQQRLAAWLLSQRLNEDSSLYLPCSIANLSGLLGISRASLYRAMENLQSAGLLQQRGRRIQITDRRVMAAFLGYTDLENVNREEEQLEPPKNRRREAD, encoded by the coding sequence TTGTGGCGCAGCGTTGGGCTTGTGTGTGCGGGTGAGGTGCGCGCCTACCGATATACTGCGGCGGGCAGTAAAATCTTGCTGAATACGTTTCAGCGGGGTGATTTATTTGGAATGCCGACCGCTTTTTTACAAACATCGGTTCCATTGGCGCGGATTTATGCCAAGCGTACATCAACTATTCTGTATTTGGAAATGTCCTTAATGCGGAAATTGCTTGCGGAGGACGAAAAACTTTCGGAAAATTATATTGCCTGCCTTTCCAGCAAGGTTGCATTTCTGACGCAGCGGCTGGCGGTTGCTTCTGGTGGAACGGCCCAGCAGCGGTTGGCGGCATGGTTGTTGTCACAGCGTTTGAATGAGGACAGCAGCTTGTATTTGCCCTGCAGCATAGCAAATTTGTCCGGCCTTTTGGGCATCAGCCGGGCTTCGCTGTACCGTGCGATGGAAAATTTGCAAAGTGCCGGTCTGCTGCAGCAGCGTGGGCGGCGCATACAAATCACGGACCGCAGGGTAATGGCTGCCTTTTTGGGCTATACAGATTTGGAAAATGTCAATAGGGAAGAGGAACAACTGGAACCGCCTAAAAATCGACGAAGAGAAGCGGACTAG
- a CDS encoding polysaccharide biosynthesis protein — MKQSNRIFRNLSMKNLIPQLVADCLAVYLGYWLAFALRFDTVIFDYYNWETFTFWIPWLILIHIGCFFMARFYNTRWEYCSIDEIFQIFLGTTAAAAICFLLVWFASPLFDVRKFWRSIYVFAYVLIFGLVCLTRISVRFVYRLRRSHRSGSLLEESKRVMIVGAGEMGSMLIKDMKSAPESRGTPIVAIDDDPKKRGARINGVKIVGGRHAIPRMAARYNIDEILLAMSSVPRADKQEIMHICSSTGCKLKTVPALYELVEGSPASMQVHDVDITDLLGRDEIHLNTEEISGYLAGKTILVTGGGGSIGSELCRQIAHFYPKKIVVFDIYENNAYDLQNELKMKYGDKLDLEVIIGSVRDKARVEHVMRIYQPSVVFHAAAHKHVPLMELSPGEAVKNNVFGTLNVAQACDKFGVNRMVLISTDKAVNPTNIMGATKRICELIIQYMSRHSHHTEYAAVRFGNVLGSSGSVIPLFKRQIAAGGPVTVTHPDIIRYFMTIPEAARLVIQAGGMAQGGEIFVLDMGQPVKIVDLARNLIRLSGYEPDVDIKIVYTGLRPGEKLYEELLLDAEGKCKKTEHDLIYIGSPIRFNENSFLSDLEELRSAAGADNHKMVGIVHRLVPTYSGHADKTDLLAVEADKEGV, encoded by the coding sequence ATGAAACAATCAAACCGGATTTTCCGGAATTTGTCCATGAAAAACCTGATTCCCCAGTTGGTTGCAGACTGCCTGGCAGTATATCTTGGTTATTGGCTGGCTTTTGCACTGCGATTTGATACAGTCATTTTTGACTATTATAACTGGGAAACCTTCACTTTCTGGATTCCATGGCTCATCCTTATTCACATCGGCTGCTTCTTTATGGCGCGCTTTTACAACACACGCTGGGAGTATTGCAGTATCGATGAAATCTTTCAGATCTTTTTGGGTACAACGGCGGCAGCTGCCATCTGTTTCCTGCTGGTTTGGTTTGCCAGCCCGCTGTTTGATGTGCGCAAGTTCTGGAGGAGCATTTACGTCTTTGCCTATGTACTCATTTTTGGGTTGGTATGCCTGACCAGAATTAGTGTACGATTTGTATATCGGTTGCGCCGGTCACACCGCTCCGGAAGTTTACTGGAAGAGTCCAAGCGTGTTATGATTGTCGGTGCCGGTGAAATGGGCTCTATGCTTATCAAGGATATGAAAAGCGCACCGGAAAGCCGCGGCACACCAATCGTCGCCATTGATGACGACCCAAAAAAGCGCGGCGCCCGCATTAACGGTGTTAAGATAGTGGGTGGCCGCCATGCCATTCCGCGCATGGCTGCCCGCTACAATATTGATGAAATTTTGCTGGCAATGTCTTCTGTGCCCCGTGCGGACAAGCAGGAAATCATGCATATCTGCTCTTCTACAGGGTGTAAGCTGAAAACAGTACCTGCCCTGTACGAACTGGTGGAGGGCAGTCCTGCTAGCATGCAGGTGCACGATGTGGACATTACAGACCTGCTGGGCCGTGATGAAATTCACCTGAATACAGAGGAAATCAGCGGCTACCTTGCCGGAAAAACCATTTTGGTTACCGGCGGCGGCGGCTCTATCGGCAGTGAACTCTGCCGTCAGATTGCACACTTTTATCCAAAGAAAATTGTTGTCTTTGATATTTACGAGAATAATGCCTATGACCTGCAGAATGAACTGAAGATGAAGTACGGCGATAAACTGGACCTGGAGGTTATCATTGGTTCCGTTCGCGACAAGGCACGTGTGGAGCACGTAATGCGGATTTACCAGCCGTCTGTTGTTTTTCATGCGGCGGCGCACAAACATGTGCCGCTGATGGAACTCAGTCCCGGTGAAGCGGTTAAAAATAATGTTTTCGGCACTTTAAATGTCGCGCAGGCATGCGACAAATTCGGTGTCAACCGCATGGTGCTGATTTCTACGGATAAGGCGGTTAATCCGACCAACATTATGGGTGCCACCAAGCGTATCTGTGAGCTGATTATTCAGTATATGAGCCGTCACAGTCATCATACAGAATATGCGGCGGTTCGTTTCGGCAACGTGCTGGGAAGCAGCGGCAGCGTCATTCCGCTGTTTAAACGTCAGATTGCGGCGGGCGGTCCGGTCACTGTTACGCACCCGGACATTATTCGCTACTTTATGACGATTCCGGAAGCTGCCCGTCTGGTCATTCAGGCCGGCGGTATGGCACAAGGCGGCGAAATCTTTGTACTGGATATGGGGCAGCCGGTCAAAATTGTCGATTTGGCGCGCAACCTGATTCGGCTTTCTGGATATGAACCGGATGTTGACATTAAAATTGTCTACACGGGTCTTCGTCCAGGTGAAAAGCTGTATGAAGAGCTGCTGCTGGACGCTGAGGGTAAATGCAAAAAGACAGAACATGACCTTATCTACATCGGTTCGCCAATTCGTTTCAATGAGAACAGCTTTTTGTCTGATTTGGAAGAACTGCGTTCGGCTGCAGGAGCGGACAACCATAAAATGGTTGGTATTGTCCACCGCTTGGTGCCCACTTATTCCGGCCATGCGGATAAAACTGACTTGCTGGCTGTGGAAGCGGACAAAGAGGGCGTTTGA
- the efp gene encoding elongation factor P, with amino-acid sequence MISAGDFRNGATFEMEGQVYSIIEFQHVKPGKGAAFVRTKIRNIVSGSVTERTFNPNEKFPVAYIERKDMQYLYNDGDLYYFMDTESYEQIPISKDILGDSFKFVKENMECKVLSYKDNVFGVEPPNFVELQITKTDPGFKGDTATNATKPATLETGAEIKVPLFINEGEMIRIDTRTGEYMERA; translated from the coding sequence ATGATCTCTGCAGGTGATTTCAGGAATGGTGCGACCTTCGAAATGGAGGGTCAGGTCTATTCCATCATTGAGTTCCAGCATGTAAAGCCGGGCAAGGGTGCTGCTTTTGTCCGCACCAAGATTCGCAATATCGTTTCCGGTTCCGTGACTGAGCGTACTTTTAACCCGAATGAAAAATTCCCAGTTGCATATATCGAGCGCAAGGATATGCAGTACCTTTACAATGACGGTGACCTTTATTACTTCATGGATACCGAAAGCTATGAGCAGATTCCGATTAGCAAGGACATTCTGGGCGATAGCTTTAAGTTTGTCAAGGAAAACATGGAATGCAAGGTTCTGTCCTATAAGGACAACGTTTTTGGCGTAGAGCCGCCAAACTTTGTTGAGCTGCAGATTACCAAAACGGACCCCGGCTTTAAGGGTGATACTGCTACCAACGCAACTAAGCCTGCCACTTTGGAAACCGGCGCAGAAATCAAAGTTCCTCTGTTTATTAACGAAGGCGAAATGATTCGTATTGACACCCGTACAGGTGAATATATGGAGCGCGCATAA
- a CDS encoding CD1247 N-terminal domain-containing protein, which translates to MTVTEKVAYIRGLAEGLELDENKKEVKVINAIIDLLEDLSESITDTEDVVTDVEGQLDEVDEDLGNLERFVYGDNESEADDGCGCSCDDGDEDDYYEVTCPNCHETICLSQDIVEDGQMECPNCGEVLEFDLEDDDENSDEDDSAEEDKD; encoded by the coding sequence ATGACAGTCACCGAGAAAGTTGCGTATATCCGTGGCCTGGCCGAAGGGCTGGAACTGGACGAAAACAAGAAAGAAGTCAAGGTCATCAATGCCATTATTGACCTGCTGGAGGACCTTTCCGAGTCCATTACTGACACAGAAGATGTTGTAACGGACGTGGAAGGTCAGCTGGATGAGGTAGATGAAGACCTCGGCAATCTGGAACGCTTTGTTTATGGCGACAACGAGTCGGAAGCGGATGATGGCTGCGGTTGCAGCTGTGACGATGGGGACGAGGATGACTACTATGAGGTAACCTGCCCAAATTGTCATGAAACAATTTGTCTTTCTCAGGATATCGTTGAAGACGGCCAGATGGAATGCCCCAACTGTGGGGAAGTTCTGGAGTTTGACTTGGAAGATGACGATGAGAATTCTGACGAGGACGATTCCGCTGAAGAAGACAAGGACTAA
- the aroQ gene encoding type II 3-dehydroquinate dehydratase, protein MAKKKILLLLGPNLDMVGVREQGIYGTETAESIAQETKRAAESLGFELAVYQSNHEGDLIDKIHAVRGVYDGCILNAGALTHYSYALRDAICCVHEVPFVETHMSNIYAREEFRHTSVIAPVCAGQISGFGKRSYLLALYALKGML, encoded by the coding sequence TTGGCAAAGAAAAAAATTTTGCTCCTGCTGGGGCCAAACCTCGATATGGTTGGTGTACGTGAGCAGGGAATTTACGGAACAGAAACAGCAGAAAGCATTGCCCAGGAAACGAAGCGGGCCGCTGAGTCCCTTGGCTTTGAGCTGGCTGTTTATCAATCAAACCATGAGGGTGATTTGATTGATAAGATTCATGCTGTGCGCGGCGTGTATGACGGCTGTATCCTTAATGCCGGTGCGCTGACACATTACAGCTATGCCCTGCGGGACGCTATCTGCTGTGTACATGAGGTACCGTTTGTTGAAACGCATATGAGCAACATTTATGCCCGTGAGGAATTCCGTCACACCAGCGTGATTGCGCCAGTGTGTGCGGGCCAGATTTCCGGGTTCGGTAAAAGGAGCTATCTTTTGGCATTGTATGCCCTAAAGGGAATGCTGTAA